Proteins encoded in a region of the Calypte anna isolate BGI_N300 chromosome 15, bCalAnn1_v1.p, whole genome shotgun sequence genome:
- the C15H12orf43 gene encoding protein CUSTOS gives MAAPIGRGALDTDSDSDSTGEAAARFREAAWDCAAQAAAVAVEPRGGGFKKDRLQPAQPSLRREVNGHDEDGNELQTTPEFRAHVAKKLGAMLDSFITVLKDSAGPPQTSVQQTDSGEDGFRLFSSSVPGDCGKSEPCPAARRRQQSSSSDTDSDQEWQRYQEAAVSATDILKQSAFPALSQDSSQDQSQGYVDHSRKKKKKKKIRGENNIKEKIIDPGECDQFSKDLPWLVSANGQHERQDNNYMENAVVPGAMKKKKKKKKRE, from the exons ATGGCGGCGCCCATCGGCCGCGGTGCCCTGGATACGGACTCAGACTCGGACAGCACCGGCGAGGCGGCAGCGCGGTTCCGGGAGGCCGCCTGGGACTGCGCTGCGCAGGCGGCGGCAGTGGCGGTGGAGCCGCGCGGCG GTGGCTTTAAAAAGGATCGGCTACAGCCTGCTCAGCCTAGCCTAAG GCGTGAGGTGAACGGTCACGATGAGGATGGAAATGAGCTACAGACAACCCCAGAGTTCAGAGCACACGTGGCAAAGAAATTGGGAGCAATGCTAGACAG CTTCATCACTGTCTTGAAGGACTCAGCAGGACCTCCACAAACATCTGTGCAACAGACTGACTCTGGAGAGGATG GTTTTcgcctcttttcttcctctgtcccGGGAGACTGTGGGAAATCAGAGCCTTGCCCTGCAGCAAGGAGGAGACAGCAGTCCAGCTCCAG TGACACGGATAGTGACCAAGAGTGGCAAAGGTACCAGGAGGCTGCTGTGTCAGCCACAGACATTCTGAAACAGAGTGCTTTTCCTGCATTGTCCCAGGATTCTAGCCAGGATCAGAGTCAGGGTTATGTAGATCACAGCcgtaaaaaaaagaagaaaaagaaaattagaggaGAGAAcaatattaaagagaaaataatagaCCCAGGGGAGTGTGACCAATTCAGCAAAGATTTGCCATGGTTGGTGTCTGCAAATGGACAGCATGAGAGACAGGACAACAATTATATGGAGAATGCAGTGGTGCCAGGAgctatgaagaagaaaaagaagaagaaaaaaagagaatga